Proteins encoded by one window of Psychromonas sp. L1A2:
- the fusA gene encoding elongation factor G codes for MSRTTPIERYRNIGIVAHVDAGKTTTTERVLFYTGVSHRIGEVHDGAATMDWMEQEQERGITITSAATTTFWQGMQNQYEQHRINIIDTPGHVDFTIEVERSLRVLDGAVVVFCGSSGVEPQSETVWRQANKYHVPRIVFVNKMDRTGADFESVLEQIRTRLGATCVPIHLNIGTEENFRGVIDLIKMKAIDWNDADQGMTFKYDDIPAELLEHAQVLHEELVEAAAEANDELMEKYLEEGELSEEEVKAGLRIRTLNNEIVLATCGSAFKNKGVQAVLDAVIDYLPSPVEVEAIKAINGHNDQEIECPASDDAPFAALAFKVATDPFVGTLTFMRVYSGVVKAGEQVFIPIKGKKERLGRIVQMHANERKEVKEVRAGDIAAVIGLKDVTTGDTLCVAGQNIILERMDFPEPVIQIAVEPKTKADQDKLALALEKLSAEDPSFRVETNEESGQILISGMGELHLDIIVDRMRREFSVNCNVGNPQVAYRETIRKTVEVEGKFIRQGEGPSHYGHVQLRLEPLESGAGFEFVNEMAANVFPKEYIPAVSKGCEEQMNQGVLAGYPMLDVRVTLLNGSYHEVDSSEMAFKIAGMMGFRDGALKADATILEPVMKVEVTTPEDWMGTVVGDLNSRRGIIDGMDDGPGGVKIVHAKVPLSEMFGYATAVRSATQGRASYSMEFLEYADAPKKIANAIIEAK; via the coding sequence AGCGTGTATTGTTCTACACTGGCGTATCTCACCGAATTGGTGAAGTACATGATGGTGCAGCAACAATGGACTGGATGGAGCAGGAGCAGGAACGTGGTATTACTATCACATCCGCTGCGACTACTACTTTCTGGCAGGGCATGCAAAACCAGTATGAGCAACACCGCATCAATATCATCGATACCCCTGGACATGTAGACTTCACTATTGAAGTTGAACGTTCATTACGTGTGTTAGATGGTGCTGTAGTTGTATTTTGTGGCTCGTCAGGTGTAGAACCTCAATCAGAAACTGTTTGGCGTCAAGCTAATAAATACCACGTTCCGCGTATTGTATTTGTTAACAAGATGGATAGAACAGGCGCTGATTTTGAATCTGTACTTGAGCAAATTCGAACTCGCTTAGGCGCTACTTGTGTTCCTATTCATCTGAATATTGGAACAGAAGAAAACTTTCGCGGAGTTATCGACCTCATTAAAATGAAAGCGATTGATTGGAACGATGCAGATCAAGGAATGACATTTAAATATGATGACATTCCTGCTGAACTATTAGAACACGCGCAAGTTTTGCACGAAGAACTAGTAGAAGCAGCTGCAGAAGCAAATGATGAACTAATGGAAAAATACCTTGAAGAAGGTGAGCTTTCAGAAGAAGAAGTCAAAGCAGGTTTACGTATTCGTACGTTAAATAACGAGATCGTCCTAGCAACGTGTGGCAGCGCCTTTAAAAATAAAGGTGTGCAAGCAGTGTTAGATGCGGTAATCGATTATTTACCTTCTCCAGTGGAAGTTGAAGCGATTAAAGCTATCAATGGACACAATGATCAAGAGATTGAATGTCCTGCTTCAGATGATGCACCATTTGCTGCACTTGCATTTAAAGTTGCTACTGACCCATTCGTGGGTACGTTAACCTTTATGCGAGTTTACTCCGGCGTAGTTAAGGCTGGTGAACAAGTTTTTATTCCTATTAAAGGCAAAAAAGAGCGTTTAGGACGTATCGTACAGATGCATGCTAACGAACGTAAGGAAGTCAAAGAAGTTCGCGCCGGTGACATCGCCGCCGTGATCGGTCTTAAAGACGTCACTACAGGGGATACGCTTTGTGTTGCTGGACAGAATATTATTCTTGAGCGTATGGATTTCCCTGAACCGGTTATTCAAATTGCGGTTGAGCCTAAAACCAAGGCCGACCAAGATAAATTAGCGCTAGCACTAGAAAAACTATCTGCTGAAGATCCTTCATTTCGTGTTGAAACGAATGAAGAGTCTGGACAAATACTGATCTCTGGTATGGGTGAACTTCACCTAGATATTATAGTCGATCGTATGCGTCGTGAGTTTTCTGTTAACTGTAACGTGGGTAATCCTCAAGTTGCATACCGTGAAACCATCCGTAAAACGGTTGAGGTTGAAGGTAAATTTATTCGTCAAGGCGAAGGACCTAGCCATTATGGCCATGTCCAACTAAGATTAGAACCGCTGGAAAGTGGTGCTGGTTTTGAATTTGTGAATGAAATGGCTGCGAATGTTTTCCCTAAAGAATACATTCCAGCGGTGAGCAAAGGCTGTGAAGAACAAATGAACCAAGGTGTGCTTGCTGGGTACCCAATGCTTGACGTACGAGTCACTTTACTAAATGGTTCTTACCATGAGGTTGACTCTAGCGAAATGGCATTTAAAATTGCTGGTATGATGGGTTTTAGAGATGGGGCATTAAAAGCTGATGCAACAATTCTTGAACCTGTGATGAAAGTGGAAGTAACTACTCCAGAAGATTGGATGGGCACTGTTGTTGGCGATCTTAATAGTCGTCGTGGTATTATAGATGGAATGGACGATGGCCCTGGTGGCGTTAAGATCGTACATGCTAAAGTACCGCTGTCTGAAATGTTCGGTTATGCAACCGCAGTTCGTTCAGCAACGCAAGGTCGTGCATCTTATTCGATGGAGTTTTTAGAATATGCCGATGCGCCTAAAAAAATTGCTAACGCAATTATTGAAGCGAAATAA